One window of the Thermococcus sp. P6 genome contains the following:
- a CDS encoding ATPase has protein sequence MIGPAGEDFVKRYRLEYNLEALERVREDLNEEAYSRLKALVEYRLRGKELDRSPVGVRVVVAFSGGSDSTTALKVLRWAGFEVVPVTVRLPQMGEQVVRNALGEGAVLIEVPGYLEEMRERIAKKAPICGRCHGMVMNAVENYAREKGIKIIASGDLLSSGLISIYKKDDLVILNLPAFLAMDKEEAIAMLGRDYELTFGCPLWKEAAKKAPSLKRFGIQRVLRELRARALKPGMAEELILDILRG, from the coding sequence ATGATAGGCCCCGCTGGAGAGGATTTCGTTAAGAGGTACCGGCTTGAATACAACCTCGAGGCCCTCGAAAGGGTCAGGGAAGACCTCAACGAGGAGGCCTATTCCCGCCTTAAGGCTCTTGTAGAGTACCGTCTCCGCGGGAAAGAACTCGATCGCTCACCCGTTGGGGTAAGGGTGGTCGTGGCCTTCTCGGGAGGTTCCGACAGCACCACCGCTCTGAAGGTGCTTCGCTGGGCCGGTTTTGAGGTCGTTCCGGTAACGGTAAGGCTCCCGCAGATGGGGGAACAGGTCGTCCGCAACGCCCTAGGGGAAGGGGCGGTTCTCATTGAGGTTCCGGGTTATCTGGAGGAGATGAGGGAGAGGATCGCGAAGAAGGCCCCGATCTGCGGTCGATGCCACGGGATGGTCATGAACGCGGTGGAGAACTACGCAAGGGAGAAGGGGATAAAGATAATCGCGTCGGGCGATCTGCTGAGTTCAGGTCTAATCTCGATATACAAAAAGGACGACCTCGTGATCCTGAACCTTCCCGCCTTTCTGGCCATGGACAAGGAAGAGGCCATAGCGATGCTCGGACGGGATTACGAGCTTACCTTTGGATGTCCCCTCTGGAAGGAGGCCGCGAAAAAGGCCCCCTCCCTGAAGAGGTTCGGTATTCAGCGCGTCCTCCGGGAGCTCCGGGCGAGGGCACTTAAACCCGGTATGGCGGAGGAGCTTATCCTCGACATACTCCGGGGCTGA
- the bpsA gene encoding N(4)-bis(aminopropyl)spermidine synthase, producing the protein MEGIIERVRRRTSIPVYRRTLENVLGAIQTSGDVWRIVDLSEEPLPLVVAVIEALHETGYVAFDGSSVVLTESGKKLVEKYGIGTIRDFTCSHCGGKTVELDAFGDLLKEFREITRDRPRPKQEFDQAYVTPETTVARVALMHTRGDLENREVFVLGDDDLTSVALMLSGLPKRIAVLDIDERLVRFIEKTAEEIGYGNIEMFTFDLREPLPEYALHRFDTFITDPPETLEAVRAFIGRGIATLKGPGCAGYFGITRRESSLDKWREIQRVLLNEFGVVITDIIRNFNEYVNWGYEEKTRAWKLLPVKVKPSYNWYKSYMFRIQTLEGSRGFEDKIEAGDELYNDEEASTQ; encoded by the coding sequence ATGGAGGGGATAATAGAAAGAGTTCGGCGGAGGACGAGCATTCCGGTTTACAGAAGAACCCTTGAGAACGTTCTGGGTGCGATTCAAACGAGCGGCGACGTCTGGCGCATCGTTGACCTCAGCGAGGAACCGCTTCCCCTCGTGGTTGCGGTGATCGAGGCGCTCCACGAGACCGGTTACGTGGCCTTCGATGGTTCCAGCGTCGTTCTGACCGAAAGCGGAAAGAAACTGGTGGAGAAGTATGGAATCGGAACCATAAGGGACTTCACGTGCTCCCACTGTGGCGGAAAGACGGTTGAGCTCGACGCCTTCGGCGACCTCCTCAAGGAGTTCAGGGAGATAACCAGAGACAGACCCCGGCCGAAGCAGGAGTTCGATCAGGCTTACGTAACGCCCGAAACCACCGTCGCGAGGGTTGCCCTGATGCATACACGCGGCGACCTCGAGAACAGGGAAGTTTTCGTTCTCGGCGATGACGATCTGACCAGCGTGGCCCTCATGCTCTCGGGTCTTCCGAAACGCATAGCCGTTTTGGACATAGACGAGCGCCTCGTGAGGTTCATAGAGAAGACGGCCGAGGAGATCGGCTACGGTAACATCGAGATGTTTACCTTCGATTTGAGGGAACCACTACCGGAGTATGCCCTTCACAGGTTCGACACGTTCATAACAGACCCCCCCGAGACGCTTGAAGCCGTGAGGGCCTTCATAGGAAGGGGAATAGCTACACTAAAAGGACCCGGATGCGCGGGTTACTTCGGCATAACGAGACGCGAAAGCTCGCTGGACAAGTGGAGGGAAATCCAGAGGGTCCTTCTCAACGAGTTCGGCGTTGTCATAACCGACATCATCCGGAACTTCAACGAGTACGTTAACTGGGGCTACGAGGAGAAGACGAGGGCGTGGAAGCTGCTTCCGGTCAAGGTCAAACCTTCGTACAACTGGTACAAGAGCTACATGTTCAGGATTCAGACGCTCGAAGGCTCGAGGGGATTCGAAGATAAGATTGAAGCGGGTGACGAGCTTTACAACGACGAAGAGGCCTCGACACAATGA
- a CDS encoding S8 family serine peptidase → MKRAGMVVVALVLVGLMAGAVLATPVKPTVKNVGHQKNYGLLTPGLFKKVQRMNWDQEVDTVIMFGSYQDRNRALGILKTMGAEVKHSYSIIPAVAVKIKVRDLLLISGMIDTGFFGRSSVSGIKFIQEDYKVQVSDATSVSQIQADRVWNSLGYDGSGVVVAVIDTGIDANHPDLKGKVIGWKDEVNGRTTPYDDHGHGTHVAGIIAGTGSVNSNYVGVAPGAKLVGVKVLGADGSGSVSDIIAGVDWVVQNKDKYGIKVINLSLGSSQSSDGTDSLSQAVNNAWDAGLVVCVAAGNSGPDTRTIGSPAAASKVITVGAVDSNDNIASFSSRGPTADGRLKPEVVAPGVDIIAPRASGTSMGTPIDDYYTKASGTSMATPHVAGVSALILQAHSDWTPDKVKTALIETADIVAPKEIADIAYGAGRVNVYKAINYDNYAKLVFTGSVANKGSATHSFDVSGATFLTATLYWDNSGSDIDLYLYDPNGNEVDYSYTAYYGFEKVGYYNPSAGTWTVKVVSYSGSANYQVDLVSDGSLNQSGGGGSNPNPNPSPTPTTDSQTFTGYVDDYWDTSDSFTMTVNSGATKITGDLTFDTSRHDLDLYLYDPNGNLVDRSTTSDSFEHVEASNPTPGTWTFLVYAYSTYGWASYELKAVVYYG, encoded by the coding sequence ATGAAAAGGGCTGGTATGGTTGTAGTGGCTTTGGTGCTTGTGGGACTCATGGCCGGAGCGGTCCTTGCGACACCGGTCAAGCCCACCGTGAAGAACGTCGGCCACCAGAAAAACTACGGGCTTTTGACCCCCGGGCTGTTCAAGAAAGTTCAGAGGATGAACTGGGATCAGGAAGTTGACACGGTGATAATGTTCGGAAGCTATCAGGACAGGAACAGGGCCCTCGGGATACTTAAGACCATGGGCGCTGAGGTGAAGCACTCCTACAGCATAATCCCCGCGGTTGCGGTTAAGATAAAGGTCAGGGACCTTCTTCTGATCTCGGGCATGATCGACACGGGTTTCTTCGGCAGGAGCAGCGTCTCGGGAATAAAGTTCATACAGGAAGATTATAAGGTTCAGGTTTCGGACGCTACTTCGGTTTCTCAGATTCAGGCCGACAGGGTCTGGAACTCCCTCGGTTACGACGGAAGCGGTGTGGTGGTTGCGGTAATTGACACCGGTATAGACGCGAATCACCCCGATCTGAAGGGCAAGGTCATAGGCTGGAAGGACGAGGTCAACGGCAGGACGACCCCCTACGACGATCATGGACACGGAACCCACGTTGCAGGTATAATAGCCGGGACCGGTTCGGTTAACTCGAACTACGTAGGCGTGGCCCCCGGAGCCAAACTGGTGGGCGTTAAAGTCCTTGGAGCCGACGGCTCGGGAAGCGTCTCCGATATCATAGCGGGCGTTGACTGGGTCGTCCAGAACAAGGACAAATACGGCATAAAGGTCATAAACCTGTCCCTCGGCTCAAGTCAGAGCTCCGACGGAACCGACTCCCTGAGTCAGGCCGTTAACAATGCATGGGACGCCGGTCTGGTCGTCTGCGTTGCAGCTGGCAACAGCGGACCGGATACCCGCACGATCGGTTCACCGGCAGCGGCCAGCAAGGTCATAACCGTCGGGGCTGTTGACAGCAACGACAACATAGCCAGCTTCTCCAGCAGGGGCCCAACGGCCGACGGAAGGCTCAAGCCGGAAGTGGTGGCCCCGGGCGTTGACATCATAGCCCCCCGCGCCAGCGGCACGAGCATGGGCACCCCCATAGACGATTACTACACCAAGGCCTCGGGAACCAGCATGGCCACCCCCCACGTCGCGGGTGTTTCGGCGCTCATCCTGCAGGCCCACTCCGACTGGACGCCCGATAAGGTAAAAACGGCCCTTATAGAGACGGCCGATATAGTTGCCCCGAAGGAGATAGCGGACATCGCCTACGGTGCCGGAAGGGTCAACGTTTACAAGGCCATAAACTACGATAACTACGCCAAACTTGTCTTCACCGGATCCGTTGCCAACAAGGGAAGCGCCACCCACTCCTTTGACGTGAGCGGGGCCACTTTCCTCACGGCCACCCTCTACTGGGACAACAGCGGGAGTGACATCGATCTCTACCTCTACGACCCCAACGGCAATGAGGTGGACTACTCCTACACCGCCTACTACGGCTTCGAAAAGGTCGGTTACTACAACCCCAGCGCGGGAACTTGGACGGTCAAGGTCGTCAGCTACAGCGGTTCGGCGAACTATCAGGTTGACCTCGTCAGCGATGGAAGCCTCAACCAGTCGGGCGGTGGGGGTTCAAATCCCAACCCGAACCCCAGCCCGACACCGACCACCGACAGCCAGACCTTCACCGGATACGTGGACGACTACTGGGACACCAGCGACAGCTTCACCATGACCGTGAACAGCGGCGCCACCAAGATAACGGGCGATCTTACCTTCGACACCAGCCGGCACGACCTTGATCTCTACCTCTACGACCCCAACGGGAACCTCGTGGACAGGTCCACCACGAGCGACAGCTTTGAGCACGTCGAGGCCTCCAACCCGACACCGGGTACGTGGACGTTCCTTGTTTACGCCTACAGCACCTACGGATGGGCCAGCTACGAGCTCAAGGCGGTTGTCTACTACGGCTGA